The DNA window TGCGGGCTTTCATCGGCGCATTCACATTGGGAAAGTCTCCGCTGCGTAAAGGTCGCCTCCAAGATTTTTTGGGGAGGAAATAGGATACTGAAAAGATTGTGACACGGATCACCGCCTGTTGAGGTGAGCTACGATGAGTTGTTGTTGGAAAATGTCGCTGCTTTGTGctgaatgtttcttttttgcgCGCAGGTGGCGCAAAGAGCGCACTCGTTCTGCAGCCTTAAACTAGATCAGGGTTTTCTGACCGCCTTTAAACACCCTCAGACGCTTTCTTAGCATTACGGCTCCGCTGagactccagcagcagtttAGATTATTCAGTAGATTACGGTTGGTTTGCGCCCTCTGAGCGAATTTATCCAAATGTAAAACAAGCGTAATGATTCAAGTACGCAGCGGTTTCAACAAGTGATCGGCAGAATGTAAAGCAGAAAATCCGATTTATTTGGCAATCGGTGTCAATGGCGGACTATTTTTAACCCTCACTACCTCCACGCTAAGAGGATTCCCCCCTCCTGTTCCCACTGTCCTCCCCTTCAAGACGGCGAGGATCAGTGAAGTTAATCCCTCGTCTCTCCTCGTCTTTCCTGGCCTCTGCTCAGTACTGCAGGCGTGCAGCGGGCTTTTCCTTAATGTGCTGACAAGTTCAATCCGTTTATTGGTGATTTGGCAGGGACTCAGGGAATGTGAGGGAGGCTCCCTTGGAAACCCTGAATGAGTTATTGTGGCTGTGGAGCTGCATCTCCACTGTTGTGGAAGACTTGTGGTTCTTGTGTACTTGATGTGCTCTCAGCTGATCTGGCGCCTGAGTGTTTTGACAGTATTTAAATGGCcgagcagcagaaatgtaaaATTCCCAGTTTGGCACGTCCTTTGCCCCATCAAGTGTCGGCCGTCAAGGATTTCATGGTCTAGACAGGTCCTGATCTCCATCAGCTTCCATGTGATTTGGATCGTCCTTCCTCTTGTTTATTCTGGTGTCTTAAAGACACTGAGATAGTTtctgtagaggtgtgtgtgtgctgcatcgACACAAGCCTCAATCCTGAAGGTTCCCTCCATTCTGTGTGCTCGTCGCCATCGGATCAGTGATTCTGAGTCTGCAGATCAGGTCTAATGATTCAGTGTTTGAGTTTGTTTTCCATTTCGTGGTCAGATATGTCACATCTTCCTCTTTGGTAACACATCTTTAGTTCACACCAGAGCTGTTTTTAGGCCACCAGGCTGTTTTTGTCACATTCAGTTTCCTCTTTCTGATATTGCTCCTTTACATCAAGTGTATTCTTACCTGCTCTGGCGTAGGTGTGACCACACTGCTGCCTGAAACTGTCATCTTTATTTAGAACGCCTCCACTTTATTCCAGTGTGGCCTCTTCACCCCGGCCACTCTGTTATCTCCCACCCTCATTTCCTGCAGCCACGGATGAGTGAGATTCCTCATGCATTTCAGTGTTTACACATCAGGGGAGACCTGGTGATTTACTATCAGCCCTTCCAAGGGTctaggagcccccccccccgtcctctttTTTGTCATCCTTCTCACCTCAACAAAGAAAAAGAGTTGCAGCTTTTTTCTCTTTAGCTCTTATTACGTCCCAGTTTTGCAGAAAGACTTGTGAAAATGGTGACACGCATGAGCATCTGCCCTCTGTGTGTGCTTCAATGACCGTGGGAATGTTTTATTCTCTACACTGAAGTGCTGCAGGACCCTCATCTAGAGCCATCATTAACACTATGGGCAGGGCGGGAAGAACCTTTGATACTTGCTTTTGGGGCAGACGCCGTCATTCTCTCTTTAGAGAAGGAGCCCCGCCTGTGCGTAAATCACCTGTAAATGAGGCCATTTCTTTTAAAAGGAGGGGTTTTACTTCTAAATCAACATTTTGCCTGAAGCCTTTTGgtgcctttgtctccttttttcaCTGACTTAAAACTTATTCCAAATATTTACCGGAGCTCCAAAAATGACCCGTCCTCACAACAGAAATGCAGCAGCACACATTTGGCAGTCAAAGTTTTGGTGTCCACGTGGCCTGAATGCatcagagggtgtgtgtgtgtgtgtgtgtgtgtgtgtgtgtgtgtgtgtgtgtgtgtgtctccgctAATGCCAGAATAAAACATCACATCATTTTTGACCCAAACTGCCTTTTTTCCAAATTGGGGCAAATAACTTCACATGCTGAACCTCCAGTAGGGCCATAATTACAACCATCCATCCAATCTACCCCCcaccaacacagacacacacacacactcacacacaccgctGTGACAACCAAACTGTGGCGTTTCTGCTTGTTTACCCTCAGCTGCCACCCAGCCAGCGGCCACGTTAAACCAacaagggtttgttttttgtcgAGCCcgaggaggacacacacacacacacacacacacacacacacacacacacacacacacacacacacacacacacacacacacacagtcctgctACTACACAGACACCTGGAAGCCAAATGTAAATCAGTGAGCCTCAGTTGTTGCTGCGTATAAACATTCTCTGCTTTGTTCCTTAGCTTATAGCGAAGGCTGCAGCTGTCGGAGCAGTGGGACACTCCTGGCTTCAGCCCTGGTAGCAATGGTGGAGGTGGCATCATCCCGCCGCCCCACTaccaaaataattgtttttggTAGAATTTTTCAAAGTGATTCAGGAATCAGGCGCCTGTCACTAGATGTGTTCAGCAACGTTCTGCTGGTCAGCCGGATTCCACGGCTGCTGATTTGCTAACAGATAAAGCGTTGATTCATTTGCAGCTGACTAACTGGGGGATTCTGGAAGAACAGGGATCTCAGCTGGGAAAAGTCAGCAGAGTGTGTTCTCAGTCCTCGATCACCTGCTGCTGGTCTTCATCTGAACCCAGAGGGGCTTTTTCCGGGTGTCTGCTCATTCTTGGAAGGAGTTCCTTCTGATCTCGCTGTGGCGCTTCTGACAAAAGAGCAACTGAGTTCAGTTCAAAAATAAGAAATGTCAGGAACAAACAAAACTCTTGACTCCTCTCTCACTGGTGCTCATGATCTCTGGTGCTCTTCGAGGAAGCCACATGGCGCAGCAGATGCTCAGGCTGCCGCGCTCCGACTCCCCGCGCTCGCCTTTCTCATGGAAATGGGTGCGATTGTCTGGGTGAATAATAGCGGCGGTCTGTGTGCGCACACGTGTGCTGTATGGCGGCAGGCGTGTGAAAGGTTGGATGGGCTGTCTCGTGGTGTTTGTTTGGTATCCACATGTTTCCGTGGAAACCGAGTTTTCAGACCGTTTCAGAATGTGATAAATGTtatcttttctctctccagccCTTACACATCTTTATTCCTTTAGAGTCTTCCCCTTTGAAAACCCATAACAGCACAAATTCAAGCATTTGTGGCAGGCAGGTGCAGAGAAACTCCTGGCATCTCCAGGTCCATCCCTGGCAGCAGTGCAGAGCAGGGGCCTCACAGGCTTCCTGACTCGGCACGTAGGTTTGTCCTGGAGGTTGTAAAGGGGGGGTTGTGTGCATTTGGGGGAGGGTGATGCTACCCTGCCCCTCCCCCGATCTGAAAAGGTCCTTTGTGATTCCTCCGACCATAAGTCTGCCTGGCATGGAACTGAGTCAGagctctggggtcagaggtcagcgggcTGCTGAGACAAGTGTGCAGAACTGGAACGCTAATGTttactgctctgctgcagccatgCTAAGTGTTAGCATCTCTTGGTGTCATGAACACGGACGTGTTAGTCATGCTGTGCCCGcatcacaacagtcacaacacacacaacagtccTGCACTAGCGCCACTGGAGGAAGCAACGTGAGCAAAATGCTAAACAAGCATCAACATCTCCTGCAGGgttctttcatttttatctcTGCTCCATTAAAGCGTACGCAGGGAGTCTCTTTAAGACAGTCACTGTCAGGTTTGTGGGTCAGGACTTGTTTGGGAACATTAAATCTGAAAACCTCCGTTTTGTGTAGCGCAGGAGAaaagaagtgtttttttctcttttgcgTCTTTCGCATTTGCAGTTCAAAATAAACTCAAATCCAAACAGAAAGCTGAAAAACAGGAGCGAGCCTCCTGGAGGAAGGGTGTCGACCGCGTCCAAGCCGTTTCCCAACCAAGCCTccgctgtctgtgtttgtgtctgagagCTATTCTGGATGTTTGCTCGTCGCGCCCCCGCATCTGTGGTCAAGCACCTACAGCTCAGCTGAAGCCTCACCGTCCCCATCTGCTCGTCTCTCCCTGCAGGACAACATGCCTCAGACGCCGCCGTTGACGGGACAGCTGAACTGCAGCGGCTACAATAAGAACCTGTACCAGACCAAGGAGGAGGGCTACCCCGGCCTCTTCTACCATGACAACAACCTGGTGTCAGGGTCCTTGGAGGCTCTTATTCACCACCTGGTCCCCACTGTAGACTATTATCcagatgtgagtgtgttttaATATTCTCTGGAGATGAAGGGGGGGTCACTGGGACTTGGTTTGCTTTTGACTGTTTACACAGATTAATTTAATCCTTTTTTCATGTCTCCTCAGAGAACGTACATTTTCACCTTCCTGCTCAGCTCGCGCCTCTTCATGCACCCATATGAGTTGATGTCGAAGGTGTGTCACCTGTGtatggagcagcagcggctgggCGACCCGCAGGCCGACAAGGTACGAGCGACAGTAGCCTCTGGGTGCGGTCGGAACATTGTTGTTGGCGTTGGTGTTTATGAGTCGTTGCTGCGTTTTCAGAAGCGAGTCAGGAAAATCACCCCAAAGATCCTCCAGCTGTTGACGGAGTGGACGGAGACCTTCCCGTACGACTTCAGGGATGAGAGAATGATGCGCAGCCTGAAGGAGCTGACCCACAGGCTCGCCAGCGGAGAGGAGGTCAGTCTCCACTGTAAAGCTGAGCGTCGTGTTTCCGCTGGTGTTTGAGGCTCGCTGAGTGCAGAGGAAAAGCGCCTTTGTCGCCTCGTCTTTACTTTGTCTCCTCCACGCTCAGACAAAACGGTTGACATGACAACTGTCATCCTGTTAGCGTTTAACTCCAGCTGAAATTGCAGAAGCGAGCGTTGCGGCACGTTTCTTTAGTGTCACCGGTGAAGCAAGAGACGCCGACGTGACGCAACGAGGGGAGCCAGAGGTGTAGAAATGGCGGTCCGACCGCAGCAGAAGCACAACAACCCCGCCCGAGATTTCAATCAGGGGTCATCGACAGTGCTGGCAGGAGTATTGATCCTGCGTCAAACTCAATAGCTCTTCTTACATTGGcgtatgaacagctcagttttCGTGACCTGAGATCACGATGGCATCTTAACTGACCACCAtggagaagctcctggaggcgGTTTACATTTCACTGCCCGCCAGTGCCAAAAACCTCCTAAAGGTCCTTTTGACTGGTCCCAGCCTGGAGGCATCTCGGCCCCTGAGCAGACATTTCCTGAGCTCAGTCACCTCAGtgcaagaaggttctgggtttgttttctttgtgcctGGGTTTCTCTTTAGGGTTTCCCCCAGTGTGACAGTCGCACGTTTCCCCTATATTTCTCACAGATTCCCCAAAATCAATCCCAAATGTCTGAACCATCAGTGGCGTTCTGGGAAAGAGTCTCCGGTCCGGAATAGACGTTCTGAACATCTGGACAGAGTCGTAGCCAGACCACATTCAGAACATTCCACAACTTTGATCTCTGTAGTAAGACGTGTCATTATGGATGTGGTTGGATAtataaggaagcagcagcagcagcagagaagaaaacaagatgGTTATCTGGCTTCAGCTCTCTCCACCATCTAAAATTCCACCATTCCTGCATCAGCCTTTCTATTTCACCATGAAAGCTCCATTCAGCGCTTTATAATCGTCGTATAgaactttatttttgtgcttttgcaTAGTCAGGTGGTGCTCCGCAGGAAGTGACATAACTCAGCCAAAAAGAAGGAGGCCTCCGGGGTAACGGAGCTGCACCGTCTGCCAGGGTTGATAACAGACTCTATCATTTGTGACGCCAAGAGCATTGACGAGCGAATGCCCCtcgccaccccccccacccccccactctgcTCAGAAATGTCAGGCGCTGTTGTCTCCAGGATCTGCGGCTATATTTATCCAGGCCTGGCCCATCCTCTGTTGACAGTGGggacagaagctgcagcagatggtggACTTAGAAGTGGCAACTGGAGAGATTTTCACTGGTGGTGGGTCTCCACGGTGAGCCCGCACGGTCACATCACCGCACGACAGTGAAAGCTGTGATCTGGGAGAGCAGAgactctccttccctcccccatcAGAATGTAATCTCCCTTCGTTTGCCTTCACTGCTCCGATCACCTGCGGCAAAACCGGAACGATTCAAAGAGCCGCTCTTGACCGATTGACCCGCGACGGCTTCTGCTCATCGGCCATCAAACGGCTCCATTTATCACCCTGGGAAAGAATTTCTCATAAGTCGAATTCAAGGCCTGGATTTCAAACCAGGAGGCTGAATTGTTGGGTTTGGTTCCAAGGCAAGCGAGTTTCCTATAACTTCTTCGCTCCTCATATGTGAAACCAAACACCCTTCGTTCTTATGCAACTTCTGCGCCGAACTGTGTCAGTGACAGAAGGATTATCTAACCGTGACTTCCCCAGGATGACCCATGGACCCCTGAGGTCAGGGTGCCAAGAGTCTGCCCTTCCTGCCTCTCTGGCGAGGATGGGGGGGCATTTAATACTGCCGAGTGACCTCCCAACATAAAACACTAGATGTAGAATCAGAATGTAAACTAACACTCAGTTGTAACCAATCCTGTCGCTCCACCAGGTTTACAGGAAGGCTGTGGGCCAGTTGAGTCAGGGCCTGATCAGGAGGCTGACGGTGCAGAGCCAGTACGAGGAGGCGTTGGTCAAGATCAACGCCACGGCGGCCGAACGCCTGGCGGCTCTCAAGTCCAAGCCTCAGGCCAGCATCCAGAGAGACATGCTGTCCATCTGCAGCGACCCGTTCACCGTCGCCCAGCAGCTCACACACATAGAACTGGTGAGAACACCTTCAACCACCCGTGGTCTTTGCCTGGGGAATCCTCATCACGCTTATAAACTGTCTGTGGGATTCAGCCGGAGGGGACAGCCCACTGATGGGATTCTGCTCTTTCTGTTTCCTTCCACAGGAGAGACTCAGCTACATCGGCCCTGAAGAGTTTGTCCAGGCCTTTGTCCAGAAGGACCCTCTGGACAACGATAAGGTAGCGTCTGACTTCCGGTGTGGGAGAGAACAaacatcagaatcagaaaaaaCACTGCAGCTGTAGTGTTGGGTAACGGCGACAGCCTCGTTACTCTCCCAGACGGACTCGCCGTCAGGTCAGGGCGAGGGCAAGGGATTGCTGTAGCAAATACAGTCAAACTCATCCCCGCCTCATCTGCTAGCAACCGCTGTTGCCAAGGATTTGTTTCGGGAAGAGCGCGTGTGCTGGGGTTTCTTGTGTGGCGTTCCGGCTGCTAGGCAACAGGCCTTTTCTGAAGAGGTGACGCGAGGGTTGAGGCTGCCTTTGTGCCTCAGGCTAGCTTTCCTCGTCCCCCCGATGAGCCACTTTGaaatggggatggggggggggactgtgtgtgtttgcatgttaaaTTGCCTCATGGGGGTAAAGATGGCGTAAGGCCAG is part of the Takifugu rubripes chromosome 21, fTakRub1.2, whole genome shotgun sequence genome and encodes:
- the rasgef1ba gene encoding ras-GEF domain-containing family member 1B-A isoform X3 — its product is MPQTPPLTGQLNCSGYNKNLYQTKEEGYPGLFYHDNNLVSGSLEALIHHLVPTVDYYPDRTYIFTFLLSSRLFMHPYELMSKVCHLCMEQQRLGDPQADKKRVRKITPKILQLLTEWTETFPYDFRDERMMRSLKELTHRLASGEEVYRKAVGQLSQGLIRRLTVQSQYEEALVKINATAAERLAALKSKPQASIQRDMLSICSDPFTVAQQLTHIELERLSYIGPEEFVQAFVQKDPLDNDKSCYSDRKKASNLEAYVEWFNRLSYLVATEICMPVKKKHRARVIEFFIDVARECFNIGNFNSLMAIISGMNMSPVSRLKKTWSKVKTAKFDILEHQMDPSSNFYNYRTALRGATQRSITANSSREKIVIPFFSLLIKDIYFLNEGCASRLPDGHINFEKFWELAKQVSEFMTWKKVECPFEKDRKILQYLLTAPAFTEDALYLASYESEGPENNMEKDRWKSLRSTLLSRV